One segment of Bradyrhizobium sp. CB2312 DNA contains the following:
- a CDS encoding L,D-transpeptidase family protein, translated as MSKRVAMIITLGVLTSVSALAQTDTIGQAGPKPATSGTVPAAANPAHAAAPKAAPPTSASTPESRSAAALAMTHEPTYDEGSAQRIKDAALSYSDLAVRGGWPTIPADAKFAVGVQGANDDLLRKRLIVSGDLSAEKGTGAFDQDLADAVKRFQARHGLAPTGMMTPRTIAAMNVPVQKRIRQLEASLQRLENMNFGFGQRYVVVNIPAAFAEAVENDVVVRRYRVIVGKTEKPSPTLTAQITSVVLNPTWTVPASIAKTEISAHMRKEPTYLSRMHMEVLDAHDNPIDPHSVDWSGTHTPNFTVRQQNGTFNALGAVKIDMPNSYSVYMHDTNQRNLFSDDYRFDSHGCSRVDNVRDLAAWLLKDQPKWSRAAIDAEIATGQHLDVAMAKKVPVAWIYLTAWMTKDQTVQFRNDVYNQDEQLLEATAEEAAFFSNAGGHPLTAHMHVTQ; from the coding sequence ATGTCGAAACGCGTTGCGATGATCATTACCCTCGGCGTGCTCACGAGCGTCTCCGCGCTGGCGCAGACGGACACCATTGGACAGGCCGGTCCCAAGCCGGCGACATCAGGCACGGTGCCGGCCGCGGCGAACCCGGCCCATGCGGCCGCGCCGAAAGCGGCCCCGCCGACGTCTGCCTCGACGCCGGAGAGCCGCTCGGCCGCAGCCCTCGCAATGACGCATGAGCCGACCTATGACGAGGGCTCTGCCCAGCGCATCAAGGACGCGGCGCTGAGCTATTCGGACCTCGCGGTGCGCGGCGGCTGGCCGACGATTCCGGCGGATGCCAAATTCGCTGTCGGCGTCCAGGGTGCCAACGATGATCTGTTGCGCAAGCGGCTGATCGTCTCCGGCGATCTCTCGGCCGAGAAGGGGACCGGCGCCTTCGACCAGGATCTCGCGGACGCCGTGAAGCGTTTTCAGGCCCGCCATGGCCTCGCCCCGACCGGCATGATGACGCCGCGCACGATCGCGGCGATGAACGTGCCGGTGCAGAAGCGGATCCGGCAGCTGGAGGCATCGCTGCAGCGGCTCGAGAACATGAATTTCGGCTTCGGCCAGCGCTATGTCGTGGTCAATATTCCCGCCGCCTTTGCCGAAGCGGTCGAGAACGACGTCGTGGTGCGGCGTTATCGCGTCATCGTCGGCAAGACCGAAAAACCCTCGCCGACGCTGACGGCGCAGATCACCAGCGTCGTGCTCAATCCGACCTGGACGGTGCCGGCCTCGATCGCCAAGACCGAGATCTCCGCGCATATGCGGAAAGAACCGACTTATCTTTCGCGCATGCACATGGAAGTGCTCGACGCCCATGACAATCCGATCGATCCGCATTCGGTCGACTGGTCGGGCACGCACACGCCGAACTTCACCGTGCGCCAGCAAAACGGCACGTTCAACGCGCTCGGCGCGGTCAAGATCGACATGCCGAATTCCTATTCGGTCTACATGCACGACACCAACCAGCGCAATCTGTTCAGCGACGACTATCGCTTCGATTCCCATGGCTGCTCGCGCGTCGACAATGTGCGCGATCTCGCCGCCTGGCTGCTCAAGGACCAGCCGAAATGGAGCCGCGCCGCGATCGATGCGGAGATCGCCACAGGGCAGCATCTTGACGTCGCCATGGCGAAGAAGGTGCCGGTGGCCTGGATCTATCTGACGGCGTGGATGACGAAGGACCAGACCGTCCAGTTCCGCAACGACGTCTATAACCAGGACGAGCAGCTCCTGGAGGCCACTGCCGAAGAGGCGGCGTTCTTCAGCAATGCCGGCGGCCATCCGCTCACCGCGCACATGCATGTGACGCAATAA
- a CDS encoding enoyl-CoA hydratase yields MPDTSNPTETPYADGKILKQVTDGVGVIIFNNPDKRNAMSLEMWEGFGEALTALRDDDAVRVVILRGAGGKAFVSGADISQFEKTRHNAAASEEYSKRSDAQRALLADYPKPTIACIQGFCLGGGMQVAMLADIRIAAHDSQFGIPAAKLGIAYGFDGLKHLVSLVGPSWARLLMYTGMRIDSAEALRIGLIERVFPDDQLWGETMAIAETIAHNAPLAIKAAKITIAQVLKDESQRDMNAIKAIGNACMDSADFREGRQAFMEKRKPKFSGK; encoded by the coding sequence ATGCCTGACACTTCCAACCCGACCGAAACACCTTACGCCGACGGCAAGATCCTCAAGCAGGTCACCGACGGCGTCGGCGTCATCATCTTCAACAATCCCGACAAGCGCAACGCGATGTCGCTGGAGATGTGGGAGGGATTTGGCGAGGCGCTGACGGCCTTGCGCGACGACGATGCGGTCCGCGTCGTGATCCTGCGCGGCGCCGGCGGCAAGGCGTTCGTCTCCGGAGCCGATATCAGCCAGTTCGAGAAGACGCGCCACAACGCGGCGGCGTCGGAGGAATACAGCAAGCGCAGCGACGCCCAGCGCGCATTGCTGGCCGATTACCCCAAGCCGACCATCGCCTGCATCCAGGGCTTCTGCCTCGGCGGCGGCATGCAGGTCGCGATGCTCGCCGACATCCGCATCGCCGCGCATGACAGCCAGTTCGGCATTCCCGCCGCGAAGCTCGGCATCGCCTATGGCTTTGACGGCTTGAAGCACCTGGTCTCGCTGGTCGGCCCGTCCTGGGCGCGGCTGTTGATGTATACGGGCATGCGGATCGATTCCGCCGAGGCGCTGCGCATCGGCCTCATCGAACGCGTGTTCCCCGACGATCAGCTCTGGGGCGAGACCATGGCGATCGCCGAGACGATCGCGCACAACGCCCCGCTCGCGATCAAGGCCGCGAAGATCACCATCGCACAGGTGCTGAAGGACGAAAGCCAGCGCGACATGAACGCGATCAAGGCGATCGGCAATGCCTGCATGGATTCGGCGGACTTTCGCGAGGGCCGTCAGGCCTTCATGGAGAAGCGCAAGCCGAAATTCTCGGGGAAATGA
- a CDS encoding isocitrate/isopropylmalate dehydrogenase family protein, whose amino-acid sequence MSANNAFHIAVLAGDGIGPEVMAPAIEVLRKIEQTSDLRFRFTEAPAGANNYLATGKSMPDSTIKLCEEADAILLGACGLPSVRYPDNTEIAPQIELRFIFDLYAGVRPARLIPGVPSPIVGADKRGIDLVVIRESTEGLFASMGKGVVTHEDARETMVITRKTSERLFEFSFRLAERRKARGKPGALTCVDKANVFKAFAFFRGIFDEIEKKHPDVKTDRLYVDACSAMLVKRPWDFDVMVMENMFGDIVSDITASLIGGLGMAPSADIGDKYAVFQPCHGTAPDIMGQGKANPTGMILSAAMMLDWLADKHGVESAAEAGEQIERAVDQVYAGGIKPMEFGGSNGTADITTAVLGAL is encoded by the coding sequence ATGTCCGCAAACAACGCCTTCCACATTGCCGTGCTCGCCGGTGACGGCATCGGTCCCGAAGTCATGGCACCGGCCATCGAGGTGCTGCGCAAGATCGAGCAGACATCGGACTTGCGCTTCCGCTTCACCGAGGCGCCGGCCGGTGCCAACAATTATCTCGCGACCGGCAAGTCGATGCCCGACTCCACGATCAAGCTGTGCGAGGAGGCGGACGCGATCCTGCTGGGCGCCTGCGGCCTGCCGTCGGTGCGCTACCCCGACAACACCGAGATCGCGCCGCAGATCGAGCTGCGCTTCATCTTCGATCTCTATGCCGGCGTGCGTCCGGCGCGACTCATTCCCGGCGTGCCGAGCCCGATCGTCGGTGCCGACAAGCGCGGCATCGATCTCGTCGTGATCCGCGAGTCCACCGAAGGCCTGTTCGCCTCGATGGGCAAGGGCGTCGTCACCCATGAGGACGCGCGCGAGACCATGGTGATCACGCGCAAGACCTCCGAGCGCCTGTTCGAGTTCTCGTTTCGCCTCGCCGAGCGGCGCAAGGCGCGCGGCAAGCCGGGTGCGCTCACCTGCGTCGACAAGGCGAACGTGTTCAAGGCCTTTGCATTCTTCCGCGGCATCTTCGACGAGATCGAGAAGAAGCATCCCGATGTGAAGACCGACCGGCTCTATGTCGATGCCTGCTCCGCGATGCTGGTGAAGCGGCCCTGGGATTTCGACGTGATGGTGATGGAGAACATGTTCGGCGACATCGTCTCCGACATCACCGCGAGTTTGATCGGCGGTCTCGGCATGGCGCCGTCGGCGGACATCGGCGACAAATACGCCGTGTTCCAGCCGTGCCACGGCACCGCCCCCGATATCATGGGGCAGGGCAAGGCCAATCCCACCGGCATGATCCTGTCCGCGGCTATGATGCTGGACTGGCTCGCCGACAAGCACGGCGTCGAGAGCGCGGCGGAAGCCGGCGAGCAGATCGAGCGCGCGGTCGACCAGGTCTATGCCGGCGGCATCAAGCCGATGGAGTTCGGCGGCAGCAACGGCACGGCGGATATCACGACGGCGGTGCTGGGAGCGCTGTAG
- a CDS encoding alcohol dehydrogenase, producing the protein MKSFKVADFKAPLQEFDEATPQPSGTQVLIKVKAAGVCHSDLHIWEGGYDLGHGRKPLSLKDRGINLPLTMGHETVGEVLAFGPDVKPTDQGDLKLGDVGLVYPWIGCGKCATCLAGDENMCLTPRSLGVYCDGGYSDHMLVPHPRYLLNLKGLDPATTAPYACSGVTTYSALKKVEQHFDTPIVMFGAGGLGLMALSLLKAMGGKGAIMVDIDARKREAAEKAGALATVDPKAPDALEQLAKKAGGPIRAVIDLVGNAATTQLGFDCLTKGGKLVIVGLFGGGATWALPLIPIKAVTIQGSYVGNLRETQELLDLVRTKKVPPIPVTTAPLAKANDALLQLQQGAVVGRTVLTP; encoded by the coding sequence ATGAAGAGTTTCAAGGTTGCCGATTTCAAGGCGCCGCTGCAGGAGTTCGACGAAGCCACGCCGCAGCCGTCGGGCACGCAGGTGCTGATCAAGGTGAAGGCCGCCGGTGTCTGCCACAGCGACCTCCACATCTGGGAAGGCGGCTACGATCTCGGCCACGGCCGCAAGCCGCTGTCGCTGAAGGATCGCGGCATCAATCTGCCGCTGACCATGGGCCACGAGACCGTCGGCGAAGTCCTCGCCTTCGGTCCCGACGTCAAGCCAACCGACCAGGGCGACCTCAAGCTCGGCGATGTCGGCCTCGTCTATCCCTGGATCGGCTGCGGCAAATGCGCGACCTGCCTTGCCGGCGACGAGAACATGTGCCTGACGCCGCGCTCGCTCGGCGTCTATTGCGACGGCGGCTATTCCGACCACATGCTGGTGCCGCATCCGCGCTATCTGCTCAATCTCAAGGGCCTCGATCCCGCAACGACCGCGCCCTATGCGTGCTCGGGCGTGACCACCTACAGCGCGCTGAAGAAGGTCGAGCAGCATTTCGACACGCCGATCGTGATGTTCGGCGCCGGCGGTCTCGGCCTGATGGCGCTGTCGCTCTTGAAGGCGATGGGCGGCAAGGGCGCGATCATGGTCGACATCGACGCCAGGAAGCGCGAAGCGGCGGAAAAGGCTGGCGCTCTCGCCACCGTCGATCCCAAGGCACCTGACGCGCTCGAGCAGCTCGCGAAGAAAGCGGGCGGACCGATCCGCGCCGTGATCGATCTCGTCGGCAACGCTGCGACCACGCAGCTCGGCTTCGACTGCCTGACCAAGGGCGGCAAGCTCGTCATCGTCGGCTTGTTCGGCGGCGGTGCGACCTGGGCGCTGCCGCTGATCCCGATCAAGGCGGTGACGATCCAGGGCAGCTATGTCGGAAACTTGCGCGAGACGCAGGAGCTGCTCGATCTGGTCCGCACCAAGAAGGTGCCGCCGATCCCGGTGACGACGGCACCGCTCGCCAAGGCCAACGATGCGCTGCTGCAGTTGCAGCAGGGCGCGGTGGTCGGCCGCACGGTGCTGACGCCGTAG
- a CDS encoding CoA transferase, whose product MQLADKHEGTTTKAFAGLRVLDFSTTIAGPHCARMLADMGAEVIKIETDGGETMRTRPPLRKGCSTVFGQLNVGKKSVVLDLKSEDGREAVRRLAATADILVENFRPGVMRRLRLDYDSLRPVNERLIYCSISGYGQTGPSAELPAYAPVIHAASGYDMAHLAYQPGRNRPDYCGIYHADVVTGTYGFGAIASALYQRTVTGQGQHIDVSMLESMLSLTVIELQSSQFAVKPPPRPMFGPTETANGYVMITIASEKTFQLLMGVIGRPEWITDARFASYGARRGNWADLMDGVEAWSRQLSTEACLAALAAAGVPASAYRTVAEALADPQLAHRQALSPVEDEGGSFQVLNLPFRMSGADTTPGRTMAVLGEHTRELRGEVGLTDDASIPPGKTAARG is encoded by the coding sequence ATGCAGTTAGCAGATAAGCATGAGGGGACGACGACAAAGGCGTTCGCCGGCCTCAGGGTCCTGGATTTTTCGACCACCATCGCCGGCCCGCATTGCGCGCGGATGCTCGCCGACATGGGGGCGGAGGTCATCAAGATCGAGACCGACGGCGGCGAGACGATGCGGACCCGGCCGCCGCTGCGCAAGGGCTGCAGCACCGTGTTCGGCCAGCTCAATGTCGGCAAGAAGAGCGTCGTGCTCGACCTCAAATCCGAGGACGGCAGGGAGGCGGTGCGCCGGCTGGCCGCGACCGCGGACATCCTGGTCGAGAATTTTCGCCCCGGTGTGATGCGCCGGCTGCGGCTCGACTACGACAGCCTGCGTCCGGTCAACGAGAGGCTGATCTATTGCTCGATCTCGGGTTATGGCCAGACCGGGCCGTCGGCCGAGCTGCCGGCCTATGCGCCGGTGATCCATGCGGCCTCCGGCTACGACATGGCGCATCTCGCCTACCAGCCCGGCCGCAATCGCCCCGATTATTGCGGCATCTATCATGCCGACGTCGTCACCGGCACCTATGGCTTCGGCGCGATTGCCTCTGCGCTCTATCAGCGCACCGTCACCGGGCAGGGCCAGCACATCGATGTCTCCATGCTGGAGTCGATGCTGAGCCTGACGGTGATCGAATTGCAGAGCTCGCAATTTGCGGTCAAGCCGCCGCCGCGGCCGATGTTCGGGCCGACCGAGACCGCGAACGGCTATGTCATGATCACGATCGCCAGCGAGAAGACGTTCCAGTTGCTGATGGGCGTGATCGGCCGTCCCGAATGGATCACCGATGCCCGCTTCGCCAGCTATGGCGCGCGCCGCGGCAATTGGGCGGACCTGATGGACGGTGTCGAAGCCTGGTCGCGGCAGCTGTCGACCGAGGCCTGTCTCGCCGCGCTTGCCGCGGCCGGCGTGCCGGCGTCGGCCTATCGCACCGTGGCCGAGGCGCTGGCCGATCCGCAGCTCGCGCACCGCCAGGCGCTCTCGCCCGTCGAGGACGAAGGCGGCTCGTTCCAGGTGCTCAATCTGCCGTTCCGGATGTCGGGCGCCGATACCACGCCGGGCAGGACGATGGCCGTGCTCGGCGAGCACACGCGCGAATTGCGCGGCGAGGTCGGACTCACCGATGACGCGTCCATTCCGCCCGGCAAGACCGCCGCGCGTGGCTGA
- the glgA gene encoding glycogen synthase GlgA, which translates to MRVLFVTTEMDDFVRVGGLGAVSAALPRALRPFADIRVMLPGYRDIIEQLTHIQIVGRCPAFAEMPACSLGRAATKDGLPVYVLLCSQLYDRPGNPYGDESGRDWPDNDIRFARFASAAAELAMGKLDKNWAADLIHANDWQASLVPAYLAWRGAKLPSILTIHNLAYQGLFPKDSLRRIGAPESSFHIDGVEFYDQLSFLKAGLVYASHLTTVSGTYAREITTEEFGCGLEGLLRVRSDASELTGILNGIDESWDPRYCAQLAQQFGAGDWVGKKANADYVRKQFGLAVSRGPMFAIVARLVHQKGIDLVLSAADEIVDAGGQIVVTGSGEPALEQALINAHRRRPDAIGVTIGFNDAQARRIFAGSDFTLMPSRFEPCGLSQMYAQRFGSLPIGHQTGGLAETISDGETGFLFSRPSHESFLGGVRRAFEAFMAHDQLDTMRRSAMGRSFSWSISAGSYSALYRKLASA; encoded by the coding sequence TTGAGGGTCTTGTTCGTCACGACAGAGATGGACGACTTCGTCCGCGTCGGCGGCCTTGGGGCCGTTTCCGCCGCCTTGCCCCGAGCGCTCCGCCCCTTTGCCGATATCCGGGTGATGCTGCCCGGCTACCGCGACATCATCGAACAACTCACGCATATTCAGATCGTTGGCCGCTGTCCGGCCTTCGCCGAGATGCCGGCCTGCTCGCTGGGACGGGCCGCGACCAAGGACGGCCTGCCGGTCTATGTGCTGTTGTGCTCACAACTCTACGACCGGCCCGGCAACCCCTATGGCGACGAGTCCGGGCGCGACTGGCCTGACAACGACATCCGCTTCGCGCGGTTTGCCTCGGCCGCCGCTGAGCTGGCCATGGGCAAGCTGGACAAGAATTGGGCAGCCGACCTGATCCATGCCAACGACTGGCAGGCGTCGCTGGTGCCGGCCTATCTCGCCTGGCGCGGCGCCAAGCTGCCGTCGATCTTGACCATCCACAACCTCGCCTATCAGGGCCTCTTCCCGAAGGACTCGCTGCGGCGGATCGGCGCACCGGAGAGTTCCTTCCACATCGACGGCGTCGAATTCTACGATCAGCTCTCCTTCCTGAAAGCGGGCCTGGTCTACGCCTCGCACCTCACCACGGTCAGCGGCACCTATGCGCGCGAGATCACCACGGAGGAATTCGGCTGCGGCCTCGAAGGCCTGCTGCGCGTCCGCTCGGACGCGTCCGAGCTCACCGGCATCCTCAACGGCATCGACGAGAGCTGGGACCCGCGCTATTGCGCCCAGCTCGCCCAGCAGTTCGGCGCCGGCGACTGGGTCGGCAAGAAGGCCAATGCGGATTATGTGCGCAAGCAGTTCGGCCTTGCGGTCTCGCGCGGACCGATGTTCGCGATCGTCGCGCGCCTCGTGCACCAGAAGGGCATCGACCTCGTGCTGTCGGCCGCCGACGAGATCGTCGATGCCGGCGGGCAGATCGTGGTCACCGGCTCCGGCGAACCGGCGCTCGAGCAGGCCTTGATCAACGCGCATCGCCGCCGTCCCGACGCTATCGGCGTCACCATCGGCTTCAACGACGCCCAGGCGCGCCGCATTTTTGCGGGCAGCGATTTCACCTTGATGCCGTCGCGGTTCGAGCCGTGCGGCCTCAGCCAGATGTACGCCCAGCGCTTCGGCTCGCTGCCGATCGGCCACCAGACCGGCGGCCTTGCCGAGACCATCTCCGACGGCGAGACCGGATTCCTGTTCTCAAGACCCTCGCACGAATCCTTCCTCGGCGGCGTCCGCAGGGCCTTCGAGGCCTTCATGGCCCATGACCAGCTCGACACCATGCGCCGCAGCGCCATGGGCCGGTCGTTCTCCTGGAGCATCTCGGCCGGCAGCTACAGCGCGTTGTACCGGAAGCTGGCGTCGGCGTGA
- a CDS encoding oxygenase MpaB family protein — translation MVSANDLELALDKVRADAAGPVAGVFGPDTLTWRIDREAAVFLGAGRALLLQLAHPWVAAAIAEHSTTLADPIGRFHRTFDVVFAMVFGSLDRALLSARQLHRRHTMIVGEMPETVGPFAAGSRYCANDIPSLRWVHATLTESALMAHDLVLPPLSIEERERYWTESRTFGALFGLTGDDLPADWAGFAAYTAAMAQSETLTVSPAAREIAAQILGGARPWLRPPRWYRALTAGMLPEHLRAGFALALDERDVRSADRALRWIRRVYPKLPGRLRYASPYQEAQARLRGEAQPDWMIRCLNRAWIGRPQMDQRGKG, via the coding sequence TTGGTGTCCGCGAACGATCTGGAATTGGCTCTCGACAAGGTCCGTGCTGACGCCGCGGGACCGGTTGCGGGCGTGTTCGGTCCTGACACGCTGACCTGGCGGATCGACCGCGAGGCCGCCGTCTTTCTCGGTGCCGGCCGCGCGCTGCTGCTTCAACTGGCGCATCCCTGGGTCGCTGCCGCCATCGCCGAGCACTCGACGACCCTTGCCGATCCGATCGGCCGCTTCCATCGCACCTTCGACGTGGTCTTCGCCATGGTGTTCGGCTCGCTCGACCGTGCCTTGCTGTCGGCCCGGCAACTGCACCGGCGCCACACCATGATCGTCGGCGAGATGCCCGAGACCGTCGGCCCCTTCGCGGCCGGCTCGCGCTACTGCGCCAACGACATCCCGTCGCTGCGCTGGGTTCATGCCACGCTGACCGAGTCCGCGCTGATGGCGCACGATCTGGTTCTGCCGCCGCTCTCGATCGAGGAGCGCGAGCGCTACTGGACGGAGAGCCGGACCTTTGGCGCGCTATTCGGGCTGACAGGCGATGATCTGCCGGCGGACTGGGCTGGCTTTGCAGCCTACACCGCGGCAATGGCGCAGTCGGAGACGCTGACCGTCAGCCCGGCCGCGCGCGAGATCGCCGCGCAGATCCTTGGCGGTGCGCGACCGTGGTTGCGGCCGCCGCGCTGGTATCGTGCGCTCACCGCCGGGATGCTGCCGGAGCACCTGCGCGCCGGCTTCGCCCTTGCGCTCGACGAACGGGACGTCAGGTCTGCCGACCGCGCGCTGCGATGGATCCGGCGCGTCTATCCGAAACTGCCTGGCCGGCTGCGCTATGCCAGCCCCTACCAGGAAGCGCAGGCGCGGTTGCGGGGCGAGGCTCAGCCCGACTGGATGATCCGCTGCCTCAACCGCGCCTGGATCGGCCGGCCGCAGATGGATCAGCGCGGGAAGGGCTGA
- a CDS encoding patatin-like phospholipase family protein: protein MNGMQDNPQRKSMDLPGQVVLVLQGGGALGSYQAGVYQALHEAGIEPDWIIGTSIGAINASLIAGNAPQNRLARLREFWKRMEQQPVWDWRAAFPGFNEKLAYWSTVTHGIAGFFRPNPLAHAGDSYPLGADHAGYYSTAPLETTLRELVDFDLANRCAPRLTVGAAHVGTSEMRYFDSRDGELTVKHVMASGALPPAFPAVRIDGELYWDGGILSNTPTEAVFDDNPRRDSLIFSVHLWNPVGPEPTTMAEVLNRHKDVQYSSRIASQIVRQQQAHRLRHVINQLAARLPESERNDPAVMELMSYGCPTRMHVVRLLAPQLERETHTKDMDFSPSGITRRWHAGYAHTKSVLTRKPWIGEFDPLAGVVLHEHTDEMPMAAE, encoded by the coding sequence ATGAACGGCATGCAGGACAACCCGCAACGAAAGAGTATGGACCTGCCGGGTCAGGTCGTTCTCGTGCTTCAGGGCGGCGGCGCGCTCGGCTCGTACCAGGCCGGGGTCTACCAGGCGCTCCACGAGGCCGGCATCGAGCCGGACTGGATCATCGGTACCTCGATCGGGGCCATCAACGCCAGCCTTATTGCGGGCAACGCGCCGCAGAACCGGCTCGCGCGCTTGAGGGAATTCTGGAAGCGGATGGAGCAGCAGCCGGTCTGGGACTGGCGCGCCGCGTTTCCCGGTTTCAACGAGAAGCTGGCCTATTGGTCGACCGTGACCCACGGCATTGCGGGTTTCTTCCGCCCCAATCCGCTGGCGCATGCCGGGGATTCCTATCCGCTGGGCGCCGATCACGCCGGCTACTATTCGACCGCGCCGCTGGAGACCACGCTGCGCGAGCTCGTCGACTTCGACCTCGCCAATCGCTGCGCGCCGCGACTGACGGTCGGTGCGGCCCATGTCGGCACCAGCGAGATGCGCTATTTCGACAGCCGCGACGGCGAGCTGACGGTGAAGCATGTGATGGCCTCGGGCGCGCTGCCGCCGGCTTTCCCGGCCGTGCGCATCGACGGCGAACTCTATTGGGACGGCGGCATCCTGTCGAACACGCCGACCGAAGCGGTGTTCGACGACAACCCGCGCAGGGATTCGCTGATCTTCTCCGTGCATCTGTGGAATCCCGTCGGTCCCGAGCCGACCACGATGGCGGAGGTGCTGAACCGGCACAAGGACGTGCAATATTCCAGCCGCATCGCCAGCCAGATCGTGCGCCAGCAGCAGGCCCATCGCCTGCGCCACGTCATCAATCAGCTTGCTGCGCGGTTGCCCGAGAGCGAGCGCAACGATCCCGCGGTGATGGAGCTGATGAGCTACGGCTGTCCGACCCGCATGCATGTGGTGCGGCTGCTGGCGCCGCAGCTCGAGCGCGAGACCCACACCAAGGACATGGACTTCAGCCCGTCCGGCATCACGCGGCGCTGGCATGCCGGCTATGCTCACACGAAGTCGGTGCTCACGCGCAAGCCGTGGATCGGCGAATTCGATCCGCTCGCCGGCGTGGTGCTGCACGAGCATACGGACGAGATGCCGATGGCTGCAGAATAG
- a CDS encoding LysR family transcriptional regulator, which translates to MEMHQVRYFLAVAQLLNFTRAAEECNVTQPSLTRAIKQLEAELGGDLFRRERPAAQLTELGQRMHPLLKQCYDAAAGARSLASSFKGGEIGALRIALTHSIDLALLIPHLNEIKRQFNRLELRFLRGSSREVAEFLKKGEAELGIAAEIDESWERLDVWPLFTEGFELVVSSGHRLAGRSNVELDDLRAEQLLGRTFCEHSSRIAASLREHGIEHGHEISSERDLIELVEADVGVAMVPHTSQVPESLKRAAVTGLDARRTVSLYGVAGRQRTAVANAVMRMLRGADWRQIAG; encoded by the coding sequence ATGGAAATGCACCAGGTCCGCTATTTCCTCGCGGTTGCGCAGCTGTTGAATTTCACGCGCGCCGCCGAGGAGTGCAACGTCACGCAACCCTCGCTGACGCGCGCGATCAAGCAGCTCGAGGCCGAACTCGGCGGCGATCTGTTCCGCCGCGAACGGCCGGCGGCACAACTGACCGAGCTCGGCCAGCGCATGCATCCGCTGCTCAAGCAGTGCTACGACGCAGCGGCCGGCGCGCGCTCGCTCGCCTCTTCATTCAAGGGCGGCGAAATCGGCGCGCTCCGCATCGCGCTCACGCATTCGATCGACCTCGCGCTTCTGATTCCGCATCTCAACGAGATCAAACGGCAGTTCAACCGGCTCGAACTCCGCTTCCTGCGCGGCTCGAGCCGCGAGGTCGCCGAGTTCCTGAAGAAAGGCGAAGCCGAGCTTGGCATCGCCGCCGAGATCGACGAGTCCTGGGAACGGCTCGACGTGTGGCCGCTGTTCACGGAGGGTTTCGAGCTCGTCGTCAGCAGCGGACACCGGCTGGCCGGCCGCAGCAACGTCGAACTCGACGATCTGCGCGCGGAGCAGTTGCTGGGGCGGACGTTCTGCGAGCACTCCAGCCGCATCGCTGCAAGCCTGCGCGAGCACGGCATCGAGCATGGACATGAGATTTCGAGCGAGCGCGATCTGATCGAGCTGGTCGAAGCCGACGTCGGCGTCGCCATGGTGCCACATACCTCGCAGGTGCCGGAGAGCCTCAAACGCGCCGCTGTCACCGGGCTCGATGCGCGCCGCACCGTCAGTCTTTACGGCGTGGCCGGCCGGCAGCGAACGGCCGTTGCCAATGCGGTGATGCGGATGTTGCGCGGCGCGGACTGGCGGCAGATTGCTGGGTAG
- a CDS encoding peroxiredoxin-like family protein: protein MTSLLPADAERLRSAFLRCRDMDGTLNEQLRAYADASREVFPAYGEAVDRLVTRLGGNGGGETAPRPGDAMPPFMLPDDSGRLVTLTALLESGPVAVMFFRGHWCPYCRLNVRAVVQALGRIEAMGARVVAIMPETQEYARQLKAESGAPFPVLTDLDNGYALSLNLAIWLGAEIQSLLSYQDMAKFHGNDGWMLPIPAVFVVGRDGIVKARFVDPDFRKRMEIDDLLAALEDAGVDQ, encoded by the coding sequence ATGACGTCTCTCTTGCCAGCCGACGCCGAGCGGCTCAGATCTGCCTTCCTGCGCTGCCGCGACATGGACGGCACGCTGAACGAACAGCTCCGCGCCTATGCCGATGCCAGCCGCGAGGTCTTCCCGGCCTATGGCGAGGCGGTCGACCGCCTGGTGACGCGATTGGGCGGAAACGGCGGAGGCGAGACCGCGCCGCGCCCGGGCGATGCGATGCCGCCATTCATGCTGCCGGACGACAGCGGGCGTCTCGTCACGCTGACTGCGCTGCTGGAGAGCGGCCCGGTCGCGGTGATGTTCTTCCGTGGCCATTGGTGCCCCTATTGCCGGCTCAACGTCCGCGCGGTCGTCCAGGCGCTGGGCCGCATCGAGGCCATGGGCGCGCGCGTCGTCGCGATCATGCCGGAGACGCAGGAATATGCGCGGCAGCTCAAGGCCGAATCCGGCGCGCCATTTCCGGTCCTGACCGATCTCGACAACGGCTATGCGCTGTCGCTCAATCTCGCGATCTGGCTCGGCGCCGAAATCCAGAGCCTCCTGTCTTATCAGGACATGGCGAAATTCCACGGCAATGACGGCTGGATGCTGCCGATCCCGGCCGTGTTCGTCGTCGGTCGCGACGGGATCGTGAAGGCCCGCTTTGTCGACCCCGATTTCCGCAAGCGCATGGAGATCGACGATCTGCTCGCAGCGCTGGAAGATGCGGGCGTCGATCAATAG